A stretch of Sulfurimonas xiamenensis DNA encodes these proteins:
- the truC gene encoding tRNA pseudouridine(65) synthase TruC produces the protein MLEILYRDEFLIAINKPSGLLVHRSPIDRHETLFAVQMLRDQIGQFVYPIHRLDKPTSGVLLFALDKESAKIMGEQFRTKESKKSYIAIVRGYTDESGFIEHPLSVKLDKIADKDNSSVTKEAQDAATEYERIATVELSYPVGKYDKTRYSLVKLKPLTGRKHQLRRHMKHISHHILGDTKYGRGEHNKFIRQEFDCHRMLLHANELQIRHPYTNEVLIIQAPLDDAFKTLCSSFGWQI, from the coding sequence TTGTTAGAAATTTTATATAGAGATGAATTTTTAATAGCTATTAACAAGCCCTCAGGACTTTTAGTTCATCGTTCCCCTATTGACAGGCATGAAACTCTATTTGCTGTGCAGATGCTTCGTGATCAAATAGGTCAATTTGTTTATCCGATTCATCGTTTGGATAAGCCGACTTCTGGAGTTTTACTTTTTGCTCTGGATAAAGAGAGTGCAAAAATTATGGGTGAGCAGTTTCGCACAAAAGAGAGTAAAAAAAGCTATATTGCTATAGTTAGAGGTTATACTGATGAGAGTGGCTTTATAGAGCATCCTCTTAGTGTAAAGCTTGATAAAATTGCAGATAAAGATAATAGTTCTGTAACAAAAGAGGCGCAAGATGCAGCGACTGAGTATGAAAGAATTGCAACAGTAGAACTTTCTTATCCAGTCGGAAAGTATGATAAAACCCGCTACTCACTGGTAAAATTAAAACCGCTAACGGGCCGAAAACATCAGCTTCGCCGTCATATGAAGCATATATCACACCATATTTTAGGCGATACAAAGTATGGAAGAGGCGAACATAATAAGTTTATACGCCAAGAGTTTGATTGCCATAGAATGCTTCTGCATGCTAATGAACTTCAAATCAGACACCCTTATACAAATGAAGTGCTTATTATTCAAGCTCCGTTAGACGATGCATTTAAAACTTTATGTAGCTCGTTTGGTTGGCAAATATAA
- a CDS encoding arylesterase gives MSKIKVITVLLGAIMLFTIMTKERDSNSLHIKLHSDATILAFGDSITYGFGVAEEDSYPAQLQKRTGIRVINGGVSGEESSEGLERLPKLLEQKPDLVILCHGGNDIIRKRSDEKLKTNLTKMVEIIKASGAEVLLVGVPNFGLLGFSTHSIYAEVAKETEVFFEEDVLSKVLSNNELKIDYIHPNAKGYKIIVDAVVKYLKTVE, from the coding sequence ATGAGCAAGATCAAAGTTATAACTGTTCTGCTTGGCGCAATTATGCTATTTACAATTATGACAAAAGAGAGAGATTCTAACTCTTTGCACATAAAACTGCACAGTGATGCTACGATACTCGCCTTTGGCGACAGTATCACCTACGGCTTCGGTGTTGCAGAAGAAGATAGCTACCCCGCACAGCTTCAAAAAAGAACAGGTATCCGTGTCATAAACGGCGGCGTCTCAGGCGAGGAATCATCTGAAGGATTAGAGAGGCTTCCTAAGCTTTTGGAACAAAAACCAGATTTAGTCATACTCTGCCATGGCGGAAATGATATTATCCGGAAGCGTTCAGATGAGAAGTTAAAAACAAACCTTACCAAGATGGTGGAGATCATAAAGGCGAGCGGAGCTGAGGTTCTGCTTGTTGGAGTTCCAAATTTCGGTCTGCTGGGATTTAGTACACACTCCATCTACGCTGAGGTCGCTAAAGAGACAGAGGTCTTTTTTGAAGAGGATGTTCTCTCAAAAGTGTTATCAAATAACGAGCTTAAGATCGACTATATTCATCCGAATGCAAAAGGATACAAGATCATTGTAGATGCAGTTGTGAAATATTTGAAAACAGTTGAGTAG
- a CDS encoding DEAD/DEAH box helicase, translating into MSFEKLGVIKPLLNAIKDLGYEKPTVIQTRAIPLVLAKSDIFATAQTGTGKTAAFGLPMLQRLRKTSADQNRVLRGIILSPTRELSLQIYDDLQKYAKNMTLNIAVLVGGKDLETQQRLLKEGVDIIIATPGRIIEHVGKGLDTSHVEIFVLDEADRMLDMGFVKEIKTIYPLLPKRHQTLLFSATYSDKVRKLSKLILTKPAFIEASKKNSTVDTINQVAYLVDTDKKASLLAYIIGSRNFRQVLVFTRTKASADELVVELKKDGLKCGVIHGDKTQANRLKTLSEFKEGKIRVLVATDIASRGLDIEELPFVINYELPSIPEDYVHRVGRTGRAGREGEAISLIDIYEKYDIKEIERLIGIKIPQETVEGFEPDPTIRRKDQDEIKLKSEHKKIEQKRSKKPYKKPEKAQKSATYKKPVTTKKRKTTKRDR; encoded by the coding sequence ATGTCATTTGAAAAATTAGGAGTTATAAAACCTCTTCTTAATGCTATAAAAGATTTGGGATATGAAAAACCTACAGTTATACAAACAAGAGCAATTCCGTTAGTCTTGGCAAAGAGCGATATTTTTGCAACAGCTCAAACAGGGACTGGCAAAACTGCTGCATTTGGACTTCCTATGCTGCAAAGACTTAGAAAAACATCTGCAGATCAAAACAGAGTGTTAAGAGGGATTATACTCTCTCCAACAAGAGAGCTCTCTTTGCAGATATATGATGACTTGCAAAAATATGCAAAAAATATGACCTTAAATATTGCCGTATTAGTCGGAGGAAAAGATCTTGAAACACAGCAGAGACTATTAAAAGAGGGAGTTGATATTATAATTGCAACTCCAGGCAGAATAATTGAACATGTAGGAAAAGGGCTTGATACCTCACATGTAGAAATTTTTGTCCTAGATGAAGCTGATAGAATGTTGGATATGGGCTTTGTAAAAGAGATAAAAACCATCTACCCGCTTCTGCCAAAAAGACATCAAACGCTTCTTTTTTCAGCAACATATAGCGATAAAGTGAGAAAACTCTCAAAATTAATCCTTACAAAACCTGCATTTATAGAGGCTTCAAAGAAAAATTCAACAGTTGATACGATAAATCAGGTAGCATATTTAGTTGATACAGATAAAAAAGCATCGCTTTTAGCTTATATTATTGGTTCAAGAAATTTTAGACAGGTTTTAGTTTTTACTAGAACAAAAGCAAGTGCAGATGAGCTTGTTGTAGAACTTAAGAAAGATGGGCTTAAATGCGGAGTTATTCATGGAGATAAAACGCAAGCCAACAGACTAAAAACGCTGAGCGAATTTAAAGAGGGAAAAATCAGGGTTCTTGTTGCAACTGATATTGCTTCTAGAGGTTTGGATATAGAGGAGCTGCCTTTTGTTATAAACTATGAGCTTCCTTCAATTCCTGAAGATTATGTTCATAGGGTAGGGCGAACCGGCCGTGCCGGAAGAGAGGGAGAAGCCATCTCCTTAATCGATATTTATGAAAAGTATGACATAAAAGAGATAGAGAGACTTATAGGGATTAAAATCCCTCAGGAAACAGTTGAAGGGTTTGAACCTGATCCTACTATAAGAAGAAAAGATCAAGATGAGATAAAACTAAAGAGTGAACATAAAAAAATAGAGCAAAAGAGATCAAAAAAGCCTTATAAAAAACCAGAAAAAGCTCAAAAAAGCGCAACCTACAAAAAACCTGTTACAACAAAAAAAAGAAAAACAACAAAACGAGACAGATAG
- a CDS encoding DUF2062 domain-containing protein, with the protein MIRKTFKNISASEKLKTLIQKYKIPTDYLSANRRMVSRAVFIGFFIAFIPMPMQMLAVVAFIPFLKFNVPIALAICWLSNPFTMPAMYYMEYLTGSFFLGMEMTSVEMNIEWFSKNIGNIFIPLYVGTAFYSITVSSLAYYLVNHLWRSSVKKDKDLRKNEKDKSKNKDI; encoded by the coding sequence ATGATTAGAAAAACATTTAAAAACATAAGTGCGAGTGAAAAATTAAAAACTCTTATTCAAAAATATAAAATACCGACAGATTACTTATCAGCAAATAGAAGGATGGTATCAAGAGCAGTTTTTATAGGATTTTTTATTGCTTTTATACCAATGCCTATGCAGATGTTGGCAGTTGTGGCATTTATACCATTTTTAAAATTCAATGTACCGATTGCGCTTGCCATATGCTGGCTCAGCAACCCTTTTACCATGCCTGCAATGTACTATATGGAGTATTTAACAGGAAGTTTTTTCTTGGGAATGGAGATGACATCCGTTGAGATGAATATAGAGTGGTTTAGCAAAAATATCGGCAATATCTTTATACCGCTCTATGTCGGAACAGCTTTTTACTCCATAACCGTCTCCTCTTTAGCTTATTATCTTGTAAATCATTTATGGAGAAGTTCTGTTAAAAAGGATAAAGATTTGCGAAAAAATGA